A window of Terriglobia bacterium genomic DNA:
TCGCGGATATGTCTTGCCTGACGATATCAAGCGGCTCGTGAAGCCCGTGTTTGCTCATCGTATGACCGTGAATTCGAAGTTCTCCTCCACACTGAAGAAAATTGAACAAGCCGAGCTGATCCTCGACGAGATCATCGAATCCTTGGAAGTCCCGCTCTAGGGTTCCCCTCATGGCCCTCAAGAAACCACTTCTGCCGGCGTGGGGTTATTTCCTCATGGCCCTGACGACCTTGTTGCTGGCGCTGCTCGCAGCGCTGGCATCCCGGGCGGCCGCTCTGGAAAATCAACTGATCACCGCCGCCCTGCTGGCGCTCGTCGCACTTGGCCTCGCGGGACTCATTTCAATGACGGTGGTCCCTTCTCTGGCCCGCCGCGCACGCAGGGAGTGGAGGGGAGCAAAGATCTTATTCAAAGTGAGCCGCGAGGGGTGGATCTATTTCGGAGTGACCGTGCTGATCGGTCTTTCCGCCGTCAATACCGGGAACAACCTGCTCTTCATCGTTTTATCCACGATGTTGGGCTCCATTGTCATCTCGGGAGTGGCGTCCCGCGTCGCCCTGAGGGGACTCCAGTTTTCCGCAGACCTTCCGGAGCGTTTGTTCGCTCGACAAGCATCGCTGGCGACTGTCACCCTGGCCAACCGAAAGCGATGGCTTCCCTCGTTTTCGATCTCAGTGGAGCCAGCCCTTCAAATGGGCCCCTGCATCGCCTTTGAGCGAATCTACTTCCCGTTTCTTCCCCCCTCGTTCTCCCAAAAACGGAGGATGGAATTGGTGTTCAGTCGCCGGGGCAAGTACTCTCAGTCAAGGGTTCGAATCTCCACGCGATTCCCATTTGGCTTCATTACCAAATGGGTCGAGCTCCCTCAACCCCGGGAAGTGATTGTGTTTCCCTCGATTGAACCGGTGGACAGTTTCTACGAGATTCTCCCTTTGATCAGCGGCGAATTTGAGAGCTATCTGAAAGGCCGGGGGATGGATTTGTATGCCGTCCGCGATTACTCGGCCACCGATTCTGCCCGAACGATCCACTGGAAGGCCACGGCACGGGCGGAATCGCTCAAGGTCAAGGAATTTGCCCGCGAGGATGAACGACGCCTCATGCTGATTTTTGACGCGAAAACCGACGATATTCCGATGCCCGAGCCCTCCCGGTTTGAGAGGGCAGTTACGCTGTGCGCCTGTCTGGCCCATCACTTTCTTAGTGAAGGGGCCGACCTCAGTTATCTACGGGAAGATGGAACTCTTCTGGAGGGGACCACGGAAGAGACGCTTGATGAAATCTATACCGAGCTGGCGCTGCTGGAGATGAGCCCAGGTCCCAGCCGGCTGATGGATCAGGTGGAATCGCTCCCGCCAGACGAGAAGGATTCATTTAAGATTGTATTCACATTGCGGGAACGCGGAACGCTCCCCACCCGACTGTGGGAGTCATCGCATGTTCTTTTCATCCGGGAAGGCCCTGGCGCGCCGGGCAACCCGGCCCCTGTGGAATGAAATCAAAATGTCAGGCTTTCCCGCACGGGCGGCCTGAAAATATCCAGACATCGATTTGAGGAGGACACAGTCATGCGAAGAACGATCCTGGGCGCCTTGTTGTTGCTGCTTCTCCCTTTGCTCGCGTTGGGCAAGGACGCTCCCTATGCCGAGGTGTTCGGCGGCTATTCTTACTATCATGCCGCGGGCGGGATCCACTTGAATGGGTGGAACGCCTCTGTCGCAGGGAATCTGAACGACTGGTTGGGGATTGTCGGTGACTTTAGCGGTCACTACGGAGACTTCCATCAGCACGCCTACCTGTTCGGTCCGCAACTCTCGTATCGCAAGTTGCCCTTCGTCACCCCATTTGTTCATAGCCTCTTCGGCGGGGCACGCGTCAATATAGGTTTACAGAATGCCTTTGCAATGGCTTTGGGGGGTGGCGTCGATGTCAAGGTAGGATCGCACACCGCGGTCCGGGCGGTACAGGCGGATTACTTGATGACTCGGTTCGGGGGAAGCACGCAGAATAATGCCCGGCTTTCTTTCGGGCTGGTCTTCCGATTCTAAGGGTTCCATGACAACAGGAAAGGGCCCACGGGCGATCCGCTCCCATGAATCGCCCGGCTCTTAGGATTGGTTTCCGATTTGAACAGGAAAGTCCTTGTGAAGCGAATGAAAGGGTGCCCGGCGGGCACCCTTGAAGGGGTCTGAGACACTCAGTCCGGCTCGCTGGCGGCCCCCTGTGGGAGTCAAATGATGGACTTCGCGGCCGCTGCTCTCCGGGGAAGGGTTTGTGTCCGGTAGCTGCTGTGCCGGGACTCTGACTCAGACTTTTCAAGATGAACCGTGAAAGATTTGGATTGCCGGTCCCGGAGAACCTTGATTTCGAGATCGCCCTCTCGTTTTGCACGGATCATGCGCATCACATCCTCTGTTGAGGCGACTTCCTTGGAATCGATTCCGACAATCACATCACCCGCCTTCAACCCGGCCTTCTCCGCGGGGCTCTCTTTTCGAACAGAAGTGATAAGCGCCCCATGACCGTCCTTTACCCCGAAGTATTCCCCCAGCTGGGGAGTTAAAGAATCAATATTAACCCCGAGCCGGCCCTGACGGGGTTCCAAGAGATAAGCCATTGCACCCTGCGGCCCTTCCCAGTTGTGGAACCGCTCGGTCAACTCGTCAAGGTTCTTGCGGAAGGGAGCCAGGTTCAAGGTGTAGACGTCGTTGGTCTCCGAGCCGGGGTGCTTCCCTAAAGTGACCGCAATGGTCTTTGGGGCGCCGGTGCGTACCACAACCAGGCTGCTGGTTCGATCCGGAAGCAGTTCCCTCATCATGCGTGTGAACTGACGCGTCGTAAGAACTTTGACTCCATTAAACTGCACGATCACATCGTTGGGGTGAAGCCCCGCCTTTTGTGCGGGCGAATCCTTCTCAACGCTATCAATGAGGACGCCGTTTTCGTCAGGTAATTTGAGTTCGGACACCTTGGCTTTTGTCAGGTCACTGATGGAAACCCCAAGCCATGCGCCGTCCTCCCATCCTTCCAGAAGCGAGTAGGTGTTCTGGCCATAGGCCTCAACAGCAGCAAACAACAAAACGATTGCAAGGATCACGGTAACGATTTTTGGGCCATTGTGCATGTTTCCTCCTTGGACTCAGTTTTCGCCATTAAGACGATTAATCTCAGAATTTGGTCGGAGAAAAATTCGACGGTTCGGACTTCCTAAGACAGGAAGACGCCTTCAGCCGCACTTCAACGCTGGAACTCGCCTGGGGAAACGGTGGGTCGGGCGGACGCTAATCTGAGGCTATGCAAGCGAGATTTGCCATGACTCAACGTCCTTTCAACCGTCCAGCCGGCAGGAGTCCGTCCCGAGCTTCAATGCTTGTTTCTTGCGAACGACAGGGAGGGAATCGCACCAGGGGAGGAGTAGGTTAAGCGTGAGTTGGTAATCATGGAGCCAGCGGTCGGACTTGAACCGACGACCTACGGTTTACGAAACCGTTGCTCTACCAACTGAGCTACGCTGGCGCGGAAGGCATTATATCCGAGTCTCCCAAAACTGCAATGAACAAAAAAAATGCTCACCCGCGAGGATGAGCATTTTCTTGTTAAGGAGGGAATGACGGATGCGCAACCGTCAATACCAAAACCATGGCCATAGTAGATAAGGGGCCCTTGTGTTGTCAATAGAAAAAACTGGATTTCCACAGAAATAATTCCCTTCCTTTTGTAGACATTTCTATCCACATACAATGATATTATAAGTAGTGTATATACAGCATTATATAAATTACATTCTAATGTTATTGTTTAAATATTTTTTTGAGACTGGCGAGAGATCTCCAGGGCGACGCGGAACTCATTGTAAACGAAAGAAATACTGCCAAAAGGGTGGGTCGACGAGAGGGTCATTGGGCGGAAAAGCCTACTGGAGGACATGACCTTTCATTACAGATTCTAGCTCTTAGGAGTTGCCATTTTGCTGCCTGGACTGTTACAGTTTGACAGGTTCATTCCGTTTTGAATAATATCCTTAGGCTAGAGATGGAGGGTTCATGCGCCGCCGTGCCTGGAAGAATCTAGTGCTCCTCCTCACCATTCCCATAATCATGTTGTCTCTGATTGCGGACGTCACTCCACTTTACGGTGGTCCTAAAATCCCCCGGGTCAAAAAGAAGAAGGGCGAAAGCCAAAAGAGCGATCACACCTTCGTAGGTAAGGTCAAATCCATCGATATCAAGAATCGCATCCTGGTCTTGACCACAACGGAGGGTGATCAGGAGGAAACCTTCAATTATAAGAAGGGCGTCCGGATCACATCGGTCCATAAGACGGGCGAACTGAAAATCTCCGAATTGGCTGTCGGGATGCTTGTTACGCTGTACATCAAATCCTCAAAATCGACATCTGAGGTTTACGAGATTCTTCTGATGTGAATGGGTGATCCGAACTGCGGCGAATGGGGCCGCCCGTTACGAGAGGCGTGTGGAGCGGGTCATCCCGTCCTCACTTTGATGGAGGGGCAGTGGGGGGTGGATGAACTGTTCTCTCCCAAAGCCGGAGCTGTGTGAGCTCAACTTCTTCTGGACGATCGAAAATTGAAATCGGCAGCCAGCGCTTGGCGGCGACCCGGATGAAACCAAACACCACGCCCGCCCCAATTGTAAAAAGGAGCAGAGCTCCCGTCAGCATGATGCTTTGTCTGACCCTTCGAAGATAGGCAGCCACATCTTCTCCGGGTGGGACTTCATCCCAGGTGAGGTTAGCGCTGTATTGAATCGTTTGCAGCAACGTGTTCGCTTCGGCCTCGCTCAGCGTTCCAAAGAGCAACGCGATCAATGGGCCGCTCCGCTTACTGAAGATCGTGCTGGTCGGGGAGGGATTCAGCAGAAGGGAACGCGCATCTTTCATGTCCGTATAAAACTTGCGCGCCAACTGTGGGGTGGGGTAACTCAACAGCAGGAGTTGTCCTTGCGTGTTCGGAAATTGGTATCTCGCGACTGAGACCTCGGCGCCCATTTCCAAGCCCAGTTTGGCTGTTTGCAGGGGGATCTTGAGGTCCGAAAAACCTTGCGGGCCGACGGCATACCGGGAGGTTCCGGAAACCTGGTTGTGGAACGGGAGTCGCTTCACAAGATTGGGCAGTTCGGCGTGCTGCCGGACCAATGCGGAAACCTCCCTTCCGAGGTCCAACAGCTGGGTCTTAGCCTTTCCAGACGCCGTCTGATCATGGATATGGATTACCAGGTTAGCTTGCCACAGCCACAGGTCATTGGGAGTGGAGGTCGCCTGATCTCCCGTGGGCTCAGCGTGCGCATCGGGCTGAACCTGGATGGTGTAAAGACTGTAGGCTCCCGAGGGATCTCCCAACTCAAAGATCTGAACGGAAACGGCCCTTGGTCCGCGTTCATAAATCCCTTGCCAAAAGGACCGGAATCCACATTCCTTGAGGAGGATGGGAGATACCGGGAGGCCGATATCCGGAGAACGGAGAGTTTCCGTGCCCACAAGCGATCCCTGGGCACGCCAATGAGCGGTGGCGCCAATCTTATTCAGGATTTCCTTCGGAGAAGGAAATAACTTAATCGTTGTTACGAGGGTGTCTTCGGAGTGGGAACTACCTGCGGTGAGCGTGAACGCCAGGCAGCCATAGCCAAGCAGCTTTACCCAATTCGTCTTCATACCCCACACTGCTTCGGAAAGCGTGATTATTCCTCGGTCTCAATCTTCTTGGCGACCTTAATGCCACTCAAGGTCTTGACGTAATTGAAGATGCCCCCAAAAAGTGCCTGCGCCATCTTCTGCCGGTAATCCTGTTTCTTCAGAAGTTTCTCGTCGTTGGGATTGCTCAGGAACGAGATTTCGGTGAGGACTGAGGGCATGTTGGCGCCGATCAACACGATGAAATGGGCCTTCTTGACGCCGCGGTTTCTAGCATATCTATTCCACTGGGCCGTTTGAGTGGCGATCGACTTCTGAACATCCCCGGCAAATTCTCTCGACTCTTCCACTTTTTCATTCAGAGTGATCTTCTTGATGACATCCTGCAAATCATGCAGGGACCGCTCCGAATAGGCGTTCTCACGGGAGACCACGTCCAGGGTTTCCTGGTCCCGGCTGGAGGCGATTCCCAGGAAGAACGTTTCGACCCCGCTGGCGGAACGGTTGCGGCTGGAATTGGCGTGAATGGAGATGAAGAGATCCGCCTGTTTCTGGTTTGCCAGTGCCG
This region includes:
- a CDS encoding PDZ domain-containing protein, which produces MHNGPKIVTVILAIVLLFAAVEAYGQNTYSLLEGWEDGAWLGVSISDLTKAKVSELKLPDENGVLIDSVEKDSPAQKAGLHPNDVIVQFNGVKVLTTRQFTRMMRELLPDRTSSLVVVRTGAPKTIAVTLGKHPGSETNDVYTLNLAPFRKNLDELTERFHNWEGPQGAMAYLLEPRQGRLGVNIDSLTPQLGEYFGVKDGHGALITSVRKESPAEKAGLKAGDVIVGIDSKEVASTEDVMRMIRAKREGDLEIKVLRDRQSKSFTVHLEKSESESRHSSYRTQTLPRRAAAAKSII
- a CDS encoding DUF58 domain-containing protein: MALKKPLLPAWGYFLMALTTLLLALLAALASRAAALENQLITAALLALVALGLAGLISMTVVPSLARRARREWRGAKILFKVSREGWIYFGVTVLIGLSAVNTGNNLLFIVLSTMLGSIVISGVASRVALRGLQFSADLPERLFARQASLATVTLANRKRWLPSFSISVEPALQMGPCIAFERIYFPFLPPSFSQKRRMELVFSRRGKYSQSRVRISTRFPFGFITKWVELPQPREVIVFPSIEPVDSFYEILPLISGEFESYLKGRGMDLYAVRDYSATDSARTIHWKATARAESLKVKEFAREDERRLMLIFDAKTDDIPMPEPSRFERAVTLCACLAHHFLSEGADLSYLREDGTLLEGTTEETLDEIYTELALLEMSPGPSRLMDQVESLPPDEKDSFKIVFTLRERGTLPTRLWESSHVLFIREGPGAPGNPAPVE